ACTACACACAAGATACTATTTAGTTACCTTTTTGGGGTTTCGTACTTGCTAATTCccaaacaataaacataataatgTGAATTCAGATTCTCCAGCTAAAATTGTGATTATCTATACTAAATCGTTTAATTAATTCGTGCTAAATTTTCCTTTTAGAAAACATAGAATGTAGAGTTTGATTAATTTCCATATCTATATTCAATCTCTTCAATTGGACCATGTtcaaataacacaaaaaagaTACCTAGATTGGTTTTGCTTCATATTTCAAAAAATCCTTCCACAAAGAAGCACTTGTTCGTTGctcaaaatgcaattttcgtTCCACGTCAATATCCAATTACACCTTAAGAGGCATTCAAGGTCTTCTAGCATCCTGCTGCTTGTGCTTTTTCACGAACataatttatattgtttttgttgactTTTTGATGACCGACTGTTTGAGTTTCTGAGCGGCGGAATAGAGAAAATGTAACAACTGTGACAAGGGCAGGACATGCTCCTCTAGGCCCATAATACTATACAGATTTGAACcaaaaacacatacatacatatatacctatGCCAACAGCTACatatgtattgtattgtaGTACCTATGTATATGCACATGTTCGTCTGGGAgttcttgtttttgtgtgggGATTCTAAAGGGCCTGCCAAACAGCCAATCAGGAACCAATCAGCGATAAATCAAAGTTTGATTTCACTTTCAGCAATGTTTCTACCTTTTTCGTACTGCTTTTCCACCTGCTGCCAATTACCGAAACATTGTGTTTTCGCCTATCGAGTTGAAACTTTCACATAATTCGCCTAACTTGGCTctttaaacatttaacttttgccAATTTGGCGCAGGCAAAACTTTTTGCCTCActggcacgcacacacaagcactattcgttaaatttttaatgcacttttaaTTGCGTTTTCTTTCACGGCGCACTTGTACGGTTTGCAGTGCATTAATCCACGTCTTACATTCCCAGATATCTGTGTGTTGTCTAGTTCTTGctggtataaaaaaaaaccaagcgTTTTGGGAATCGAACTTGTGCGATTGGCAAACTTAACGGTACTGAGCCGAACCTACAGCTGTAACGGTAAAGAACGATGTGTGggcgaggacgacgacgacgacgatgctGCTCCTTTGGTGGTTGCTTGACATCTGCTCGGGGTCCTTTTGGGATCTCGTGCTGTCCGACTATCGCCTCGGAGGAGAGCGGGACCAATGCAGCAAAACTTGGCGTAGGTTCAAGCTCTGACGAGGGGATGACCCTTTGAATAGCTGACCAggacacagagagaaaagagaGAACCGAGAGAGCCGATATGATGAGACAGAAGAAGTGCTTCCTAACTTGTCAGCTGTttagcaaatttaaaaatagaattttgcCATAGATCCCTAGACACGGTTTCAACTTTTTTCCTAGTGAAActtgttatttaaatattgattatttGCTGAaagattttgttttgtatttaaagcATAACTATACCAGAGAGAAGTGCAtcctcttttattatttaaaaacgaCAACGTTTTTTAATTCACAGTAATGATCACTACGGTCATACTAGATGTACAAAGTATCGGTATAACCGTGTGCACCCTGTGCTCCTAAAAAAGTTATTGTTAtcgatatttaaaatattaatacaaaatcAACCTAATCTCAAAAAAACCAatctcaaacaaaaaaaatcagatCACATGATATTGCAAATCAATTAAGAAGCAATTAGTGAcccaaaaaaatgattttaattttaacaaaGATATTTTCTAAACACAATGGTTTTTATATACGTAAGAAATACGTAACAGAGTACatagcaaataaaattacaataaaaaaacaaaacaatgttGTTGATAAGCTCGTTTTGCAAACGAGAAAGCTCTTCAACCGATGAATACCGATGTTTTTCACGGCGGCGTTATCTCCTCACCCATAGAAAGTTGTTGTTAAGGCAGTCAGACTATTGAGCCGGCAGAACAGTTTAATTCTTCGAAAAGATAGGTAGTTAAGTAAAGTCGGGATCAACTAATATTCCAGACAATTCTCTGGTGAATTCTCAAGAATGCAAGTGTTTTTAGCTTTAGCCCTGCTAGCAGGCTTGGCTTCCTCGGGTGAGTTATTGAcgttaaaatgcaaaagtgtTTAGCCAAACAAAGAATAATTGTTTCTGCGTTTGTGTGCGCTTTAAACTAATGCACGCATATATTAAAACAATCGAGGTTATCTTCTTAGCATTGGTAACTTTACCATATCATTGTTGTTtcaaaaaaagtatattttaaaaatgaaaaggcgctttttttacttttaaattagACCAAATcaacttaatttgatttttaaatgatttcaattaaattccgTCCGAAAAGCAGAAACTTATATTTTGAACGCgactgtatatatgtatatatacaaatgtacgTGCATATGTGCACAGTATATAAGCAATGGCGTGAGCTTGAACCTCGATGGCTGCCCTTTACCGTTtctttttgttaaattcccgctCATTTCTTCTCATCTAAATCTCTCCACACTTTCGCCAACGAAAATAGCTAATGCCACGAATCCGCCGAAATGGGATCCAAACTACATAGTCAAGGGAACCCTGTACATTCCGTACGCCGAGATTGCCGAACCCTTCTACGCCTGGTATGACAAGAATACGAAGCGATCCCGCATCGATTACTACGGCGGAATGGTGAAGACGTACCAGTTGGCTGGCGAGGGTCAGTTCGGAACCCTGCTGAAGCTGGCACCGATTACAACCAAGACGGAGAACAACAAGCTGACCTGTCTGCAGGTTAATGGCACCGCCGACCAGACTGTCGAAATTCAGAGCATTCTGCCCGATGCGAAACCCTTTAGCCTGGTGGGCACTGAGTCCTTTTTGGGCTACACCTGCGACAAGTTCCGCCTGGAGTCGACCATTGGCCAGAAGAAGAACGTCTATACGCTGTGGGTGCGGTACAAGAAGTCGCCGCATTATCCCTCCAGCCGCATGCCCATTCCCGTGCGCTACGAAATGAGGGGCTACAACACCCTGCTGGGATCCCACTACGATCATTACTACTTGGACTACGACAGCTACGAGCACGATGATATCCCCAACGAGGTGTTCGAGATAGATGACAGTCTGCAGTGCGTCGGATTCCCCGGACCCGGTACGGGTCACTATGCCACCTTCAATCCCATGCAGGAGTTTATATCCGGAACCGATGAGCATGTGGACAAGGCCTTCCACCACTTCAAGCGGAAGCACGGAGTTGCGTATCCCAGCGAAACGGAGCACGAGCATCGCAAGAACATCTTCCGTCAGAACCTGCGCTACATTCACTCCAAAAATCGGGCCAAACTGACCTACACGCTGGCCGTTAATCACTTGGCCGACAAAACCGAAGAGGAGTTGAAGGCACGACGCGGATATAGATCATCGGGCATTTACAACACCGGCAAGCCGTTCCCCTACGATGTGCCCAAGTACCAGGACGAGATTCCCGACCAGTACGATTGGCGGCTATACGGCGCTGTCACTCCGGTGAAAGGTGAGTTCTTTAATTTTCAAAGTTcctaaaaaatttttttttttttaataattgctTACATCGTAAATCTTTCTTAAGATCAATCTGTGTGCGGATCGTGCTGGTCGTTCGGCACCATTGGCCACCTGGAGGGCGCGTTCTTCTTGAAAAACGGCGGCAATCTGGTCCGGCTTTCCCAGCAGGCGCTTATAGACTGCTCGTGGGCCTACGGCAACAATGGCTGCGATGGTGGCGAGGACTTCCGCGTGTACCAGTGGATGCTGCAGTCCGGTGGAGTGCCCACGGAGGAGGAGTACGGTCCCTATCTGGGCCAGGATGGCTACTGTCACGTTAACAACGTGACTCTGGTGGCACCCATTACGGGATTCGTCAATGTGACCTCCAACGATCCGAATGCCTTCAAGCTGGCCCTGCTCAAGCACGGACCTCTGTCGGTGGCCATTGACGCTTCTCCAAAGACATTTAGCTTCTACTCGCACGGAGTTTACTATGAACCAACGTGCAAGAACGATGTAGATGGACTGGATCACGCTGTCTTGGCCGTGGGCTATGGCTCCATCAATGGCGAGGACTACTGGCTGGTGAAGAACTCGTGGTCCACCTACTGGGGCAACGATGGCTACATCCTGATGTCGGCAAAGAAGAACAATTGCGGTGTTATGACCATGCCCACCTACGTGGAGATGTAGAAAATCCCGCTTCCacatatttcttattttgtttactcttttttattttcacgcCCCAAGGGCGCTAAATATGCAATACATTTCATGAACCCTTTTGTAATCCAAGTCTTTCGAATCTTATCGCTACTCTGCTTGGTCGGAGATGGAGCTAAGTTTAGCTTGGGCGATTATCTGCGCAGTCTATGGTGTTTCTTAAGTTATTCCATGCACCCGATAAGCCTAGAAGACAATGACCACTGTCCAGTTGAACTTTGCGCAAGTTGCGACAGTGTTATGCGAATCGGGGTCTTTGCATTTGTAGTGCAAATCATTCCCACAGTACAAACTCGCTGGATTTGAGAATTGTAATCATGAAATAAACTAAACTGGTTAACGGGTTAGTTCAACGGGGCTTTGTTTTTtgatattcatttttttaacaaatatgtttacattttgtcCCTTACATTTAGGACAACAAATTGTCTCAACTCCTATCCTATATTCCTATTttaatattcctatattttttcttattttttcttatttagtcaatttatacatttatatttatacttttaaatCCATCTTTGAAGGATGAAATGTTGCATCCCTGGAATAGCGCTCATTGGTATTTTTCTGCTATCGATTGATGGTCATTCGATGCAGCttagttatttgttttaaaaagtatttgttTGGAATCCAATAAAGAACTCAAGCCATGGAGGACTTGGTGAAGATGTGCCGTGTATGCATGGGCGAGTCGGAGGACATGTTGGACATCTACGACAACAAGAGCTTGGGGGACAAGCTGAGCGCCGATCTAAAGAAAACCAAGGAGCCGGAGCCCACGCCGGCTGATCTGCTGAAGAACTGCAGTGCATATCCAGTGGCATCCGGGGATGGCTTTCCCCTGAAGGTGTGCGAGCCGTGCCTGCTAAAATTACGGGAGGCCATGAGATTCAAGAGGCGCTACACAAGGACCATGGAATACGTAGCGCGCGTAAAGAAGGAGAAAATCGACCAGGAGACCTGCGATCTCCTGGAGGCCGAGGATTGGGAACTCGTAGAGCGCATCAAAAGCGAAGACGAGGAGGAGAACGAGGACGATCTGCAGACGAAAACGAAGAAACGCAATGAGGTGGATAAAAAGCGGCCCTTCAAGTGCCCAGACTGCCAGAAAAACTTCACCGGCAAGGCCCAGTTGACCATGCACAGTCGCACCCACAGCAAGGCATCCACTAGGCCCAAACGAAGAACTCTTAAATAGTCTTATTGATCTCAGCCGCTCGATAAACGCTTGGCAAAATGAACCCAACTACAAAATAGTTATTAATCATCTTGTTAAAAAAAcgttcaatattttttttaaaatagaaaCCAGTTAGGGGCTAAACTAATACTAATTCAGGGGCTGGTGTTAAAAACCATttgatgtacatatattgacTTTGACTTACATTGATATAGACATAAATACTGCTTCTTCCATTGATAATCGGagtgatttatttataatatgtaTCTTAGATTGGAAATCTTTGGAAGAAAACAGAACAATAGCATCAAAGATTCTTAAAAGAAGGTATTGACATATAACATCTAAcgtttttatataataattaaaacttattatttactttttactgGACTACCTTACAAATGTACAAATTCCTTTAACAAATCGATTATCtcattaaatgaaaatttttaattatttaaagttaactattttttgtttcttagCTGCTGATCCGGGCCTTCTTTCCGGTGTGTATTGTCATATGTCGCTGAAGACCGTTTTGTTGCTTGAAGCTATACCGACAAATGGAACATTTGTACGGATGCTCGCCAGTGTGAGTCCGGGTGTGGACTTGCAGTTGGCCGAATTGCCGGAATCGTTTGGGGCAGTTCGGACATTCAAAGGGTCGCTCGCCGGTGTGGCAGCGTGTGTGGCTCTGCAGGTTGCCCTTCTGGGCAAAGGATCGCGGACATTGGGAGCACTTGTAGGGACGCTCGCCTGTATGTACTCGCATGTGAATCTCTAGGTTAATTTTTTGGGCGAAGGCTTTTTTGCAGTGCTGGCACCGAAATTTGCGTTGTTTTGGGGCATTCCAGGTTTTATCATCATCTTCCTGGGCATCATCATCTTTCTCACTTTCCGGGCTCCATGACTCACTATCCGAGCATGATCGCGCCCTCTTCTTTTGCTTAGTGTCTGGCGTCTTTACTGGAGAATCACTTTTCGCAAGCTCATTTTTGTCTGGAAGAGGAGGTGTCAGTTGCTTCGGTTCTGGAGACTTGTACTTAGGCTCCACAAGTTCTACGAAAAGAGGTTCCAGGCCTTGGGATTCGCATGTGTCCGCCGTTTCACCAGCTTCGACTACCGACACCGACATCTGTGGGTTATTCGTTACAATAAGGCAATCCTCAagatcctccagctccttcaTCATCAAGCGCAGCTGGTCAAAATATAGATGGCTCTTCCGGCATTGCCGTCTTAGCCGATAGGCATTTCTTGTGGCCTCAGCACACTCCACGCAGAGGAACTGTGGCATTCCGTCCTTCCTGTCCACGCTGCATCCGCTGCAGTCTCTCAGCATTGTGGCCAAGGgcggctcctgctcctgatctCGCTTGGAGGCACATGACTCTGTGTACATATCCACCAGGCAGTCGGATTCGTCCCTACAAACACGGCACATTTGCGAAATGTCCAGCATGGCCGAATTCTAGACGTTCGCAGTCAGGATCAAAAATATGCAGTATCAACAAAATTCAGCTGGTTGATAAAATACCAGTTATTATAATATACCAAAACATACCAAATCTAAACAACAAGCtgcgttttgcattttattgtattGCCAGCTTTAATTTATTAGTTAAAGTagtaattttatgtttaacaaACATttctataaaatgtatattatattttcttttaatatgaCTCTTAGAATCAAACTAATATGCACTTATCGATACATCTTATAGCTGTACAATGGGCGCAAAGTTTAAAATTCAACGCCCATAATTATGATTATTCGTAGTtgtttgaaattgaaatcaacactttaaatcaaaaataattagtATAAcaataattgaattgaatttaagaACTGGCTTGTAAAAATAAGTAACAAAACATATAGTCTACAAGCGTAATTAACCTTGCTTTACAAACTTTACAAACTTGATACACAACTATTTTATAGATTATATGCAttaactaaacaaaaacattcaaCATAAAGATCTAGGAATGCAAATTCGGCCCAAGCTACTTGGTATTGTACATGGATGCAATTGCAGGATCTTCGGTTTCGTAGATGATAAGCACATCCCTAAATTTATCCAGCAATTGCAGCAGTTGCGAACGGCGCAAGTTCTCGAAGTACATAATCTCCTCCAGGTGGTGCTCGCTCTTAAAATAACCCATCTGGTACAGCTTCACAAGCAGTGAGAGATCATCCACATTGGCAGAGGCGGGAATTCGACGGATGGCAGCTCGATCCGCATCGCTAAAGACCTGTAGTAGCTCCTTTAGCTTCTGCTCATCTTCCATGGAATCGAGGCTGTCGCAATTGTCCGTGCTCATCGAGGCGGTGATGCTGAAATTGGACTTGTGGCTGGACGATGGCTGCACGGCGATGTTGTCAGAGGCCAGTGAAGAATGGTCCTCGGACACGTCCCGTCGATGTCCGCCCACCAACACCGCTGGCACTGGCAACGGATGACTGGACATGCTAAGCATGGAGCCATGCAACTCGTCCGCATCTTGTTCTTGCTCTCCTTCTTCATCGCTAATGGCATCCCTTAGATGGTTGCTGCAGGAGGCCGAATCTCCAAATTCATCCTCGCTGGGCATAAACTGAACGTAAGTGTGCAGCTGCATCAGCAGATGGTGCTGCAGCATCCAAATCACCATTTGTGCGAGTATACCCTGTCGCGCCGGCTGCTGCAAGGGCGTGGTTAAATGCCCAATCGAGGTGGGTAACGAAAAATCAGAGATCACCTCGAACAGCGACATACCAGCAAAACGCGCCGAGAACTTCTCCACCAGATGGGATTTAGTGTGCAACGGTGCATCCGGCGCAATCACATAGACATTTGTCTCGCAGAGGGGATAAATAATAGTAGCCTTAGCCCAGTACACTAAATGCGAGACGAGCTTATAAACATGTTCGATGCTCAAGTCGGCATTGGAGGACATGCTTTGCAGACTTATCAGTGGGTCGTAGGCGTCGACTAGTTGCCAAAGCATGCGTGCGCCTGTCGGTGGAACGCAGTCCAGCAATTCCGCAAAGTCCACTAGGAGTAGCATGCCATGATAAGGCTTCAGTGCACGAAGACAGCGATCTATGGTCTCCGGATCCACCATGCTGCCCTTCTTATGGAGCTGGTGTGCCTTAGCGGGCAGGCAGAAGCACAAAGTTAGGTTGTGATTCAGCGAGGTACTCAGCAGACCTGTGGTGCACAGATCGTGGAAGATGGAGCGCAAGGCCTGCGCCAAACTACAGCGCTCTGCAATCAACTCCAATGTGCGTTCCAggggctgttgctgctgctcgtcgTGTGTGCGGGCCATTTGGGCCGTCTGCTCGGTGAGATACCCACTGCGCTGCTCCTCGAACTTCAGCGCCAGGCCAAGCCGCTTGCTCAGTTCATGGTAGCACTTAACAATCGAGTAGCTGGCCTGCGCATGCAGCGCAAAAACAATGTTGATAAGCATCTGTTGCTTGGCCATTGGTCCACTTCTCTGCTCCTTGTGCGGAATCAGAGTGGGATGACTGACGAAGCGCACGTCGTTCAGTTTGAGTTCAAACTTCTGGTTGCATAGCTGTGGCTTAACGGCAAAAAGAGCGGATAGGACCTCGTCAGCGAATCCCTGGAGTTGTCCTTGGCTCTTGGCAGCGCCCAAGTGGGTGGGCGTCTGCAGCAAATCGTCCGTATTGGCCACGGCATAGGGATTGCGTTTTCTGTGATTGAATAAATCGGTTTAGTTTAGATCAGAGCCTTTTTTTACAACAGTACCTGGACTTCCGCTGCTCGTCGTTTGCCACCTCCGTTTGGCCAAGAGTCTGGTAGGGATACCTGTACAGTAGCCGATCCCCCTTGCTATCGAAGTAAACCAAGATTACGGCCAGGGGATTCACATTTGTGTCCATGGCACTGGGACACTTTGAGGCGACTCCTTTTaggtaaattaaaatatgaacaTTTCCATTATCAGCTGGGGTCAGGGTCAACGAAGATATTGCCGAGATTCCAGATAAACTTTCAGAATCGGCGTTTGCTTCATAAACTACGTGGACCGCTATTTAACTGACTAAAAAGTATCGCAAACTGACAGCATGAAGAAATTAAAGcgaagtaaataaatgtaaaacaagaaaatatatttacagcAGTGTGGCTCTCTTTAAGTGTGCATAAAATaccaaaactttaaataagtAATCGCAAagattatgtttattttgcatgcaaattaaattataaatgcaacACAGAGGCcttttttaaatcattttaataatttattattgataatatgtccaaaaacaagaaaaacataaCCGATGAACGGTCTTGCTATTGCCATCGATATACATCGGCAAAGCTCATCGTATAGAATCCCTGGTCGAGCGATAACGATCTATCGCCCCGCTGTAGTGTGACCGTCTTCGGTTGGTCAGTCGCTAATTTTTTAGAAGCGGAAAGTTGTGAGCAAAACGTGTGGAAATTGTGCTCGAAACGTCAACAAAAAATTTGTGAAAATAGCTGGGAGCGTAGTATGCGAGCGCGGCAATCGCAGAACTATGAAATTCCCCCGTGAAACGTGTTAGTTTGGCTGTAAAAgcacttttaaaaatgaagaTTTCTTATTAGCGTGttggaaaagaggaaaacacacacattgtGAGAGGCAAAATATGAGCAGAGCGTAGGTGGGAGCGAGACGACGCTAAACGTGTACTAGCCGCggtctatatatacatatatatatataatatttgtgtgAGTGTAGGAGAGGTATAACTAATTCTACAAAAAAGTATAGTTTACTTGACTGTGTGGTTCGATTCTGAATAAATTTCATAGTCGTCGGCCGAAAGATGGCCAATAAgttaatttaaactaattgtCATTTCCCTGCagttcccttttttattttgtctacGTTTCAGTATCTAGTCCTTGTATTTCCAAATCTGATTAATGGAcgttaaaattgtaaatagcTTCTGGTTAAATAGTTAATAACATaactattttcctttttgtgtATATGTGCGCCAACATCCGTGTGTATAGATTTTACAAATACCTACGTAGAAAGGCATGCACAGATATACGTTTGTGTGGGTATCAACGAATAGGCGGAAAGGCGAAATCGAAATATGTACGTACAGCATTTCGGAATGGCCAGGCGCAGTAGTAATAGGCTAAACAGGGAAACAGCGCAACACAAAaaccaagaagaagaagcagggCAGgcgaacaaaataaaataggcGATAATAGGCAGTTGGCAAGTCTTCTCCATAAGATAGAACGGTCACACTAGCTATTCTCTCTGGTCGAACAGACTAGTCGTCTCGCTCTTACACACGTCTTCAGCGACATCAGTGTATGTGTTTTCTTGCTCGTTTTGTCTTCTGTTTCTTGTGCCATACggtattaataataataaaattgattaatcAAAGTAGaaacattttgatttgtgcAGGTAGTAAACGTTCGAAACAGCGTCGCGCCATAACTTGAATGCTGCGAATCAACAATGTGCAacggaacaaaaaaaaacagtgtCAAAGTGTATACAAAtccaatttgtatttataaaattgaGATATAAAGTTTCGAGATAAAAAAAACCACGTAGCTTGCCGTCAAATTAAACTAAGTTGTGCAAAATGAAGTGAAAACTCAAAATTAACAAAGTAAACGGTGAGTAAAAcgagagagtgtgtgtgttagtgtgtgagTGCGCGCCCAAATCGGCAAATTATTTTGAGTcggaaaaaatacaattgaatGGGTTACACATATAAATCGGTTCACAACTGATTGtaattcactttttttttttttgagtcgagcaagttaaataaatattccatttgttgatgccttctttttttgtttttttgcatattGTGTACTGTGTGTGTCGCCATATTTGATTGCATATTCTTTTTTCCACTCGCCGTCTGTATGGTGTGCTCGCTCGCACACGTTCGCGGgttcatttgttttgctttcgatTCCGTTTTGTGCAACGTGAAGGTAGATGTGCGTAATAATGCCCCACGCACAGAGTTGCCAGCCCAAAGCAATTGTTTtgttaaatttcaatttgtttttattttgttttgctcgggtgtctaaattattaaaatcggTATCAAAATCAGATTTCGAATTGGCACACCCCGCcgcatttttattgcaatgTGTATGCCGTGTAGTGTTTTTGTTGTCTCTACCAATATTTTGACATGCGCATCAGCTAGTCGGAACATCTTAATAACAAATCTaccgcaaaaataaattaaaatatgagagttcgttaaaaaaaaaatatggacGACGCCATATTGTTCTCATTATCCAGAATGTTAGCACAGAGCgatatagtttttattttcatttctttcgcCTTGTTTTCGTCAAACTTTTTATTGCATGCTCTAGCGTTTACACGCCTGTACGCCGTGAAGTTGGTCGCAGTTAACATAgctcagtgtgtgtgtgagcggaGCTAGGGTGGTCTCGCTCTTGCTTACAGGCATTGCTCGAATGTTCCTGTTCTGCTCTTCGCGCATACGTGATTTTTGCAATTGTTATTTATGCCTTGCGCTTTGTACGCGCGAATTTTCGCCacaaaatgaaagcaaaagttGATAGACAACTTTTTGCCTGCGCTCGTTTTTCGTTATTTTCTGCGCAGCGCAGACAAAACCAtcgcaaaaatgtaaattcgCGAAAGCTAAGCATTCGATAATTGAAAGGGTTGTCGCGGCACCAAACCAAACTGCCGCAACCCTAAAATCACCTCCCAACCCCACTTTAGAATTTTGCCTAATGGTGCAATATCTATAACCTTTGAAATGAAATCCAATGCATCCCCAATTCTTGATTGGTAATTGACCGAATTAGACACACCAGAAATAGAaagcaaatgaataaaaataagacGCAATTAATAGTAGACACTGCAAACTAGTTCGTATGCAAAAACTAAAGCCCATTTTACAGTTGTCGATTGTGTCAATGAAAGTACAGCCAAAGCAATACCCCTGATATTGTGCAGTCACGTAGTCCATTGGTCAACAAACTAATATGAGCAGCATTactatttttaattgcatgttcATTTTTATTCCGAAGATCACAATGGGAGTCTTTCTC
This genomic interval from Drosophila teissieri strain GT53w chromosome 3L, Prin_Dtei_1.1, whole genome shotgun sequence contains the following:
- the LOC122616379 gene encoding digestive cysteine proteinase 1, whose translation is MQVFLALALLAGLASSANATNPPKWDPNYIVKGTLYIPYAEIAEPFYAWYDKNTKRSRIDYYGGMVKTYQLAGEGQFGTLLKLAPITTKTENNKLTCLQVNGTADQTVEIQSILPDAKPFSLVGTESFLGYTCDKFRLESTIGQKKNVYTLWVRYKKSPHYPSSRMPIPVRYEMRGYNTLLGSHYDHYYLDYDSYEHDDIPNEVFEIDDSLQCVGFPGPGTGHYATFNPMQEFISGTDEHVDKAFHHFKRKHGVAYPSETEHEHRKNIFRQNLRYIHSKNRAKLTYTLAVNHLADKTEEELKARRGYRSSGIYNTGKPFPYDVPKYQDEIPDQYDWRLYGAVTPVKDQSVCGSCWSFGTIGHLEGAFFLKNGGNLVRLSQQALIDCSWAYGNNGCDGGEDFRVYQWMLQSGGVPTEEEYGPYLGQDGYCHVNNVTLVAPITGFVNVTSNDPNAFKLALLKHGPLSVAIDASPKTFSFYSHGVYYEPTCKNDVDGLDHAVLAVGYGSINGEDYWLVKNSWSTYWGNDGYILMSAKKNNCGVMTMPTYVEM
- the LOC122616381 gene encoding LOW QUALITY PROTEIN: uncharacterized protein LOC122616381 (The sequence of the model RefSeq protein was modified relative to this genomic sequence to represent the inferred CDS: substituted 1 base at 1 genomic stop codon), translating into MVIRCSLVICFKKYLFGIQXRTQAMEDLVKMCRVCMGESEDMLDIYDNKSLGDKLSADLKKTKEPEPTPADLLKNCSAYPVASGDGFPLKVCEPCLLKLREAMRFKRRYTRTMEYVARVKKEKIDQETCDLLEAEDWELVERIKSEDEEENEDDLQTKTKKRNEVDKKRPFKCPDCQKNFTGKAQLTMHSRTHSKASTRPKRRTLK
- the LOC122616380 gene encoding zinc finger protein 629, producing the protein MLDISQMCRVCRDESDCLVDMYTESCASKRDQEQEPPLATMLRDCSGCSVDRKDGMPQFLCVECAEATRNAYRLRRQCRKSHLYFDQLRLMMKELEDLEDCLIVTNNPQMSVSVVEAGETADTCESQGLEPLFVELVEPKYKSPEPKQLTPPLPDKNELAKSDSPVKTPDTKQKKRARSCSDSESWSPESEKDDDAQEDDDKTWNAPKQRKFRCQHCKKAFAQKINLEIHMRVHTGERPYKCSQCPRSFAQKGNLQSHTRCHTGERPFECPNCPKRFRQFGQLQVHTRTHTGEHPYKCSICRYSFKQQNGLQRHMTIHTGKKARISS
- the LOC122617959 gene encoding GATOR complex protein NPRL3: MDTNVNPLAVILVYFDSKGDRLLYRYPYQTLGQTEVANDEQRKSRKRNPYAVANTDDLLQTPTHLGAAKSQGQLQGFADEVLSALFAVKPQLCNQKFELKLNDVRFVSHPTLIPHKEQRSGPMAKQQMLINIVFALHAQASYSIVKCYHELSKRLGLALKFEEQRSGYLTEQTAQMARTHDEQQQQPLERTLELIAERCSLAQALRSIFHDLCTTGLLSTSLNHNLTLCFCLPAKAHQLHKKGSMVDPETIDRCLRALKPYHGMLLLVDFAELLDCVPPTGARMLWQLVDAYDPLISLQSMSSNADLSIEHVYKLVSHLVYWAKATIIYPLCETNVYVIAPDAPLHTKSHLVEKFSARFAGMSLFEVISDFSLPTSIGHLTTPLQQPARQGILAQMVIWMLQHHLLMQLHTYVQFMPSEDEFGDSASCSNHLRDAISDEEGEQEQDADELHGSMLSMSSHPLPVPAVLVGGHRRDVSEDHSSLASDNIAVQPSSSHKSNFSITASMSTDNCDSLDSMEDEQKLKELLQVFSDADRAAIRRIPASANVDDLSLLVKLYQMGYFKSEHHLEEIMYFENLRRSQLLQLLDKFRDVLIIYETEDPAIASMYNTK